A part of Gallus gallus isolate bGalGal1 chromosome 26, bGalGal1.mat.broiler.GRCg7b, whole genome shotgun sequence genomic DNA contains:
- the SARS1 gene encoding serine--tRNA ligase, cytoplasmic, translating to MVLDLDLFRADKGGDPAAVREMQRKRFKDPALVDALVRADGAWRRCRFRADNLNKLKNLCSKTIGDKMKKKEPVGSDESVPESAQNLDELTADVLGGLQVSQIKKVRLLIDEAILECDAERVRLEAERFESLREIGNLLHPSVPISNDEDADNKVERIWGDCSCRKKYSHVDLVVMVDGYEGEKGAVVAGSRGYFLKGPLVFLEQALIQYALQSLRAKGYTPVYTPFFMRKEVMQEVAQLSQFDEELYKVIGKGSEKAEDSSVDEKYLIATSEQPIAALHRDEWLKPEDLPIKYAGLSTCFRQEVGSHGRDTRGIFRVHQFEKIEQFVYASPHDNKSWEMFDEMIATAEEFYQSLGIPYHIVNIVSGALNHAASKKLDLEAWFPGSGAFRELVSCSNCTDYQARRLRIRFGQTKKMMDKVEFVHMLNATMCATTRTICAILENYQTEEGIVVPERLRDFMPPDLRQIIRFVKPAPIEQELSKKQKKQQEGGRKKAAGGERVLEEQMQNMGVSSA from the exons atggtGCTGGACCTGGACCTGTTCCGCGCCGACAAAGGCGGAGACCCCGCGGCCGTGCGGGAGATGCAGCGGAAGCGCTTCAAAGACCCGGCGCTGGTGGACGCGCTGGTGCGGGCGGACGGCGCCTGGCGGAGGT GCAGGTTTCGTGCCGATAACTTGAACAAGCTGAAGAACCTTTGCAGCAAAACCATTGGTGATAAGATGAAG AAGAAGGAGCCCGTGGGGAGCGATGAGTCCGTGCCGGAGAGCGCGCAGAACCTGGATGAGCTGACAGCCGACGTCCTGGGG GGGCTGCAGGTGTCCCAGATCAAGAAGGTCCGCCTCCTCATCGACGAAGCCATCCTGGAGTGCGACGCGGAGCGCGTCAGGCTGGAAGCAGAGCGCTTCGAGAGCCTCCGGGAGATCGGGAACCTCCTGCACCCCTCAGTGCCCATCAGCAACGATGAG GATGCGGACAACAAAGTGGAGCGGATCTGGGGggactgcagctgcaggaagaagTATTCCCACGTGGACCTGGTGGTGATGGTGGACGGTTATGAGGGAGAGAAGGGGGCCGTTGTCGCGGGAAGCCGGGGCTACTTCTTGAAG GGTCCCCTGGTGTTCCTGGAGCAGGCCCTGATCCAGTACGCCCTGCAGAGCCTCCGCGCCAAGGGCTACACTCCTGTCTACACGCCCTTCTTCATGCGGAAGGAGGTGATGCAGGAGGTGGCCCAGCTCAGCCAGTTTGACGAGGAGCTCTACAAG GTGATCGGCAAGGGCAGCGAGAAGGCGGAGGACAGCTCCGTCGATGAGAAGTACCTCATTGCCACCTCAGAGCAGCCCATCGCCGCCCTGCACCGGGACGAGTGGCTGAAGCCGGAGGATCTGCCCATCAAATATGCAGGGCTGTCCACCTGCTTCCGCCAGGAGGTCGGCTCGCACGGCCGCGACACGCGCGGCATCTTCCGTGTGCACCAGTTTGAGAAG ATCGAGCAGTTCGTCTACGCCTCCCCGCACGACAACAAGTCGTGGGAGATGTTCGACGAGATGATCGCCACGGCCGAGGAGTTCTACCAGTCGCTGGGCATCCCCTACCACATCGTCAACATCGTTTCGG GCGCCCTGAACCACGCTGCCAGCAAGAAGCTGGACCTGGAGGCTTGGTTCCCAGGCTCGGGGGCGTTCCGTGAGCTCGTGTCCTGCTCCAACTGCACCGACTACCAGGCGCGCCGCTTGCGCATCCGCTTCGGGCAGACCAAGAAGATGATGGACAAg gtgGAGTTTGTGCACATGCTCAACGCCACGATGTGCGCCACCACCCGAACCATCTGCGCCATCCTGGAGAACTACCAGACCGAGGAGGGCATCGTCGTCCCCGAGCGGCTGCGGGACTTCATGCCCCCAG ACCTCCGTCAGATCATCCGCTTTGTGAAGCCGGCCCCCATCGAGCAGGAGCTCtccaagaagcagaagaagcagcaggaagggggCAGGAAGAaggcggcgggcggggagcgggtgctggaggagcagatGCAGAATATGGGCGTCAGCAGCGCCTGA